In Hahella sp. HNIBRBA332, the genomic window TTGCCTGCCCGGGCGAGTTGCAACGGATCACTGGCGGACATAGGTCTTTCCTTTGTGGCGATGAGTGCTTATGGCCCTGCACTACTGAACATAATGCATATCTTCCGTTTCATGCAAAATAATCCCTGATCTTTCCCCGATTTTTGAGCGTAAAAGCTGGTGCGGAGGGCGACGTTTCGCCTGTCTGGAGGCAACGGGGGGGAGGCATGATCGCCGGGGAAAGTGAAAAATACGTGCGTATGAGCGCCATTCTGGGGGCCGCGCCGCTGCTGGTTCTGGGCGTGGCCTGCGTTCTCGGCGGCGAGGAGGGCCCGCTGTTGCGGTCTATGTTCGACTACTACAGCATGGCTTTGTTGGCGTTCATGGCCGGCGGCGTTTGGTTGATCGGTATGCGGGGAGAAGGGCCGGCAACGCCATCGCGA contains:
- a CDS encoding DUF3429 domain-containing protein codes for the protein MIAGESEKYVRMSAILGAAPLLVLGVACVLGGEEGPLLRSMFDYYSMALLAFMAGGVWLIGMRGEGPATPSRLLWASIVCLIVAWTAPGLPPGLRSLTLAAAFLFFYGLDRFVLEDYWRADYQQMRCHLTLCAAVMQALVMLA